From Solibacillus isronensis, the proteins below share one genomic window:
- the miaB gene encoding tRNA (N6-isopentenyl adenosine(37)-C2)-methylthiotransferase MiaB, whose protein sequence is MNEEQRLASQQIKQPKEEKDYSKYFEKVFTAPSLKDAKKRGKEEVKYHKDFDIEEKYLGMGQDRKFYIRTYGCQMNEHDTEVMAGIFMQLGYTPTEMIEEADVVLLNTCAIRENAENKVFGELGFLLKYKRKNPEMLIGVCGCMSQEESVVNKILKQYQHVDMVFGTHNIHRLPNILHDAYMSKEMVVEVWSKEGDVIENLPKKRIGSIKAWVNIMYGCDKFCTYCIVPYTRGKERSRRPEEIIQEVRELAAQGYKEIMLLGQNVNAYGKDFDDMEYRLGDLMDELRKIDIPRIRFTTSHPRDFDDQLIEVLAKGGNLVDHIHLPVQSGSNEILKIMARKYTREHFLQLVDKIKAAIPGVTLTTDIIVGYPNETEEQFQETLDLYRQVGFDMAFTYIYSPREGTPAAKMIDNVTEEEKKDRLHRLNAVVSEYSARALKDLEGQTVEVLVEGSSKRRDDVLAGYTRKNRLVNFKADPKYIGKLVNVKILEAKSYSLMGEFVEEVTKEGEFVR, encoded by the coding sequence ATGAATGAAGAACAACGACTAGCTAGTCAGCAGATTAAACAACCTAAGGAAGAAAAAGACTATAGTAAATATTTCGAGAAAGTATTTACGGCTCCTTCACTTAAAGACGCGAAAAAACGCGGTAAAGAAGAAGTAAAGTATCATAAGGATTTTGATATCGAAGAAAAATATTTAGGAATGGGACAGGATCGTAAGTTTTATATTCGAACATACGGCTGTCAAATGAATGAGCACGATACTGAAGTAATGGCTGGTATTTTCATGCAGCTTGGCTATACACCGACTGAGATGATTGAAGAAGCGGATGTCGTTTTACTAAACACGTGCGCGATTCGTGAAAATGCGGAAAATAAAGTATTCGGTGAGCTAGGCTTCCTGTTAAAATATAAACGTAAAAATCCGGAAATGCTGATTGGTGTTTGCGGATGTATGTCGCAAGAAGAATCTGTCGTGAACAAAATATTAAAACAGTACCAGCATGTTGATATGGTGTTCGGGACACATAATATCCACCGATTGCCGAATATTTTACATGACGCTTATATGTCTAAGGAAATGGTTGTCGAAGTATGGTCAAAAGAAGGCGATGTTATCGAAAACCTTCCGAAAAAACGTATTGGTTCGATTAAAGCTTGGGTGAATATTATGTACGGCTGCGACAAGTTCTGTACATATTGTATCGTTCCATATACACGAGGCAAAGAACGTTCACGACGCCCGGAAGAAATTATTCAGGAAGTGCGTGAATTGGCAGCACAAGGCTATAAAGAAATTATGCTTTTAGGCCAAAATGTCAATGCATACGGGAAAGACTTTGATGATATGGAATACCGACTTGGTGATTTGATGGATGAACTCCGTAAAATCGATATTCCACGTATTCGCTTTACAACAAGTCATCCGCGCGACTTTGATGATCAATTAATCGAAGTATTGGCAAAAGGCGGCAATCTCGTCGATCATATCCATTTACCGGTCCAGTCGGGTTCAAACGAAATTTTAAAAATTATGGCACGTAAATATACCCGTGAGCATTTTCTGCAATTAGTCGATAAAATTAAAGCGGCAATTCCGGGAGTAACACTGACAACAGATATCATTGTAGGCTATCCGAATGAAACAGAAGAGCAATTCCAGGAAACGCTTGATTTGTATCGTCAAGTCGGCTTTGATATGGCGTTCACGTATATTTATTCGCCTCGTGAAGGAACACCTGCTGCAAAAATGATTGATAATGTAACAGAGGAAGAAAAGAAAGACCGTCTGCACCGCTTGAATGCGGTTGTCTCTGAGTATTCTGCAAGAGCGCTCAAAGACTTGGAAGGTCAAACAGTAGAAGTTTTAGTTGAAGGCAGCAGTAAAAGACGCGATGATGTGTTAGCTGGCTATACGCGTAAAAACCGTCTTGTTAACTTTAAGGCAGATCCAAAATATATTGGTAAGCTTGTAAATGTAAAAATTTTAGAAGCAAAATCTTATTCTTTAATGGGTGAGTTTGTAGAAGAAGTGACAAAAGAGGGGGAGTTCGTAAGATGA
- the cotE gene encoding outer spore coat protein CotE: protein MKRLRQIVTKAVIAKGKKRTECVETLCPPNAPTSILGCWVINHQHQAKRNGKFVEVTGKFDVNVWYAYSNHSKTAVHTETISYKDRVKLSFRDGEEIDSNDVKVRVLQAPNCIEAIITKQGDKIQVTVEREFLVEIIGETTIVINVHPMDFEDEWSFEESSQQPSSSSSSSSSSSSSSDSGGKDFGKDYDSSSFS from the coding sequence GTGAAGCGTTTACGTCAAATTGTGACGAAAGCAGTTATTGCAAAAGGGAAGAAGCGTACCGAATGTGTAGAAACGCTCTGTCCACCGAATGCGCCAACGAGCATATTAGGTTGTTGGGTAATTAACCATCAACACCAGGCGAAACGTAACGGTAAATTTGTTGAGGTGACAGGGAAGTTCGATGTGAATGTGTGGTATGCATATAGCAATCATTCAAAAACGGCAGTGCATACAGAGACAATTTCCTATAAGGATCGTGTCAAACTGTCATTCCGTGATGGAGAAGAAATTGATTCAAATGATGTAAAAGTCCGTGTATTACAAGCGCCGAATTGTATTGAAGCAATTATTACAAAGCAAGGCGACAAAATCCAAGTAACGGTTGAACGTGAATTTTTAGTGGAAATTATTGGGGAAACAACAATTGTCATTAATGTACACCCAATGGATTTTGAAGATGAATGGTCGTTTGAAGAAAGTTCACAACAACCATCCAGCAGTTCTTCATCCTCATCCTCATCGTCATCATCGTCCGACTCTGGCGGCAAAGATTTTGGCAAAGATTATGATTCCTCATCATTTTCGTAA
- a CDS encoding RicAFT regulatory complex protein RicA family protein yields MTTKLYTKDEIVEKAKEIAHMIANTEEVEFFKKAEEHINENQFVREKIASLKALQKQAVNFQHLGKEKALKMIEGKITGIETEIDELPVVQQFKQSQTEVNELLQLVSNAIANNVTDEVIASTGGDVLKGETGSKVRNSTPGSCS; encoded by the coding sequence ATGACAACAAAATTGTATACAAAAGATGAGATTGTAGAGAAAGCAAAAGAAATTGCCCATATGATTGCGAATACCGAAGAAGTAGAATTTTTCAAAAAAGCGGAAGAACATATTAACGAAAACCAATTTGTACGCGAAAAGATTGCCTCATTGAAAGCACTGCAAAAGCAGGCGGTTAACTTCCAGCACTTAGGGAAAGAAAAAGCGCTTAAAATGATCGAAGGTAAAATTACAGGAATTGAAACAGAAATCGACGAATTACCAGTCGTTCAACAATTTAAACAATCACAGACAGAAGTAAATGAATTGTTACAATTAGTATCAAATGCCATTGCGAATAATGTCACAGATGAAGTCATTGCTTCTACAGGCGGCGATGTTCTAAAAGGCGAAACAGGATCAAAAGTACGTAATAGTACACCAGGCTCATGTTCTTAA
- a CDS encoding bifunctional diguanylate cyclase/phosphodiesterase, with product MNEFDNLSVSDEGLYDWLCQMARQIDLAVAIINPNKGYTIEFVNQIFTQTTGYREDDVLGSTLSLLQGPLTDMLNENSIQESIENGLTFKTSSFHYRKDGYAFWNEVRHLPMFNQQGILQYCVIIMKDVTDSMNIESLIELEREVYFSLETGHPLENVLRNICKSVEITFGKKCHCSIVLVDENDRMINIYGEMWKDLKELDEKVLLMDMKDNREINKPLILKDLEQSIYHEAYRPIIDKYRIVSMWSQPILNSEEKTIGLFTMYFEQLAEPKTIEIKFMNRIAPIVTLALKYFDQKSAIHRLAFCDVASGLNNYERFKIILNDFTANQSMGHLYIIEPGEYQNIIDLYDRQGGDEVLRQLANRIQNIPSFADSIIARYTHSAIIVATRLSLREMKIPPIVAEQFLSEPYYIDGKEVYLTLKIGTSSFSSRINYIEAVRQADIALSSALKGTGTVIKNFNMSLIESVEQEMNVLAHFARGLKNSEFFPMLQPKVNLMTGEIESFEALARWNSTDLGVVSPTLFIPVVENTGNIYKVDLEIFKKVLQWQKQRHDAGLKLYQVSINISPSHFYNPAFVESSIALIESYKIDPKFIKFEITESVELENVIRAKKIIDELQQLGIETSIDDFGVGYSSLSYLQELPFKEIKIDKSFVDNLANPRMNAVIKTIIQLSDNLNMVSVAEGIETEEQHLELKRLGCQVGQGYYYYKPMLIEQINELLNQQLKTSFSK from the coding sequence ATGAACGAATTTGATAATCTAAGTGTAAGTGATGAAGGATTGTACGATTGGTTATGTCAGATGGCTCGGCAGATTGATTTGGCAGTAGCAATTATTAACCCGAATAAAGGGTATACAATTGAATTTGTAAACCAGATCTTTACGCAAACAACAGGGTACAGGGAAGATGATGTGCTCGGGTCAACACTTTCTTTACTACAGGGACCTCTTACTGACATGTTAAATGAGAATTCGATTCAGGAAAGTATTGAAAATGGACTGACATTTAAAACATCATCCTTTCATTACCGGAAAGATGGGTATGCATTTTGGAACGAAGTCAGGCATTTACCAATGTTTAATCAGCAAGGAATACTCCAATATTGTGTGATCATAATGAAAGATGTAACGGACTCCATGAACATAGAGTCGTTGATTGAGCTGGAACGTGAAGTCTACTTTAGTCTGGAAACAGGGCATCCACTTGAAAATGTATTACGTAATATTTGCAAATCGGTTGAAATAACTTTCGGAAAGAAATGCCATTGTTCCATCGTCCTTGTTGATGAAAATGACCGGATGATTAATATTTACGGTGAAATGTGGAAAGATTTGAAGGAGCTCGATGAGAAAGTTTTATTGATGGATATGAAAGACAATAGGGAAATAAATAAACCGCTCATTTTAAAAGACTTAGAGCAATCGATTTATCATGAAGCATATAGACCGATTATCGATAAATATCGTATAGTTTCAATGTGGAGTCAGCCAATTTTAAATTCAGAAGAAAAAACGATCGGTTTATTTACAATGTACTTTGAACAACTGGCAGAACCAAAAACGATTGAAATAAAATTCATGAACCGAATCGCACCGATTGTTACACTCGCATTAAAATATTTTGACCAAAAAAGTGCGATTCACCGTCTTGCTTTTTGTGATGTTGCATCCGGATTAAATAATTATGAACGCTTTAAAATCATTTTAAATGATTTTACTGCAAATCAGTCGATGGGGCATTTATATATTATTGAACCGGGAGAATATCAAAATATTATTGATTTGTATGACCGGCAAGGCGGGGATGAAGTGCTGCGTCAGTTAGCAAATCGAATACAGAATATCCCATCATTCGCAGACTCGATCATTGCGAGGTATACCCATTCAGCGATTATTGTAGCGACACGTTTATCATTACGGGAAATGAAGATTCCGCCCATTGTAGCTGAACAGTTTTTATCAGAGCCATATTATATTGATGGAAAAGAAGTATACTTAACATTAAAAATAGGAACTTCATCTTTTAGTTCCCGTATTAATTACATAGAAGCAGTCCGCCAGGCGGATATTGCGTTATCAAGTGCACTTAAAGGAACGGGCACTGTTATTAAAAATTTTAATATGAGTTTAATTGAATCTGTAGAACAGGAAATGAATGTACTGGCCCATTTTGCACGCGGTCTAAAAAATAGTGAATTTTTTCCGATGCTCCAGCCGAAAGTGAACTTGATGACAGGGGAAATTGAAAGTTTTGAAGCTTTGGCACGTTGGAATTCGACGGATTTAGGTGTTGTCTCACCGACGTTATTTATACCGGTTGTAGAAAATACCGGCAATATTTATAAAGTAGACCTCGAAATTTTCAAGAAGGTGCTCCAATGGCAAAAACAACGACACGATGCGGGATTGAAATTGTATCAAGTATCGATCAATATTTCACCAAGCCATTTTTATAATCCGGCATTTGTAGAAAGTTCCATTGCCCTTATAGAAAGCTATAAAATAGATCCGAAATTTATAAAATTTGAAATAACCGAAAGTGTCGAACTGGAAAATGTCATAAGAGCAAAAAAAATAATCGACGAGTTGCAACAGCTGGGGATTGAAACATCGATTGATGACTTTGGTGTTGGTTATTCATCACTCAGCTATTTGCAGGAACTGCCATTTAAAGAAATCAAAATTGATAAAAGTTTTGTCGATAATTTAGCGAATCCAAGGATGAATGCCGTCATAAAAACCATTATTCAGCTTTCGGATAACTTGAACATGGTGTCGGTAGCAGAGGGGATCGAAACAGAAGAGCAGCATCTTGAGCTGAAGCGATTAGGCTGTCAGGTTGGGCAAGGATACTATTATTATAAACCAATGTTAATTGAACAAATTAATGAACTATTAAATCAGCAGTTAAAAACTTCATTCAGCAAATGA
- the lepA gene encoding translation elongation factor 4 has protein sequence MNREQRLKRQENIRNFSIIAHIDHGKSTLADRLLESTQTVTQREMKSQLLDSMDLERERGITIKLNAVQLKYNAKDGEIYTFHLIDTPGHVDFTYEVSRSLAACEGAILVVDAAQGIEAQTLANVYLALDNDLEILPVINKIDLPAADPERVRAEVEDVIGLDASEAVLASAKAGIGIQDILEQIVEKVPAPQGDPDAPLQALIFDSVYDAYKGVIISIRIVNGTVKAGDKIKMMATGAEFEVIEVGVHTPKSIPQAELTVGDVGYLTASIKNVQDTRVGDTVTYAGSRAATEPLPGYRKLNPMVYCGLYPIDTAKYNDLREALEKLELNDSALQYEAETSQALGFGFRCGFLGLLHMEIIQERIEREFNIDLITTAPSVIYEVTKTDGSVLKVDNPSMMPDPQKIERIEEPYVKATIMVPNDYVGAVMELCQKKRGNFSGMDYIDDTRVKIVYEMPLAEIVYDFFDFLKSNTKGYASFDYELIGYQPSKLSKMDILLNGEQVDALSFIVHKDFAYERGKIIVEKLKELIPRQQFEVPVQAAIGQKIIARSTIKSMGKNVLAKCYGGDISRKRKLLEKQKAGKKRMKQVGSVEVPQEAFMAVLKMDDSK, from the coding sequence ATGAACCGAGAACAACGTTTAAAACGACAAGAAAATATCCGAAATTTCTCGATTATTGCACATATCGACCACGGGAAATCAACACTTGCAGACCGTCTTTTAGAATCGACGCAAACTGTTACACAACGCGAAATGAAATCACAGCTGCTGGATTCTATGGACTTGGAGCGCGAGCGCGGAATTACAATTAAATTAAATGCTGTACAATTGAAATATAATGCTAAAGATGGCGAAATTTATACTTTCCACTTAATCGATACACCGGGCCATGTCGATTTCACATATGAAGTATCACGTTCATTAGCGGCATGTGAAGGTGCTATTCTAGTAGTGGATGCTGCACAGGGAATTGAAGCGCAAACACTTGCTAACGTATATTTGGCATTGGACAATGATCTGGAAATCTTACCGGTTATCAACAAAATCGACTTACCGGCTGCAGACCCTGAGCGTGTTCGCGCTGAAGTAGAAGACGTAATTGGGCTGGATGCTTCTGAAGCAGTACTTGCCTCTGCAAAGGCAGGAATTGGGATTCAGGATATTTTGGAACAGATTGTTGAAAAAGTACCTGCTCCACAAGGTGATCCGGATGCCCCATTACAAGCATTGATTTTCGACTCTGTTTATGATGCGTATAAAGGTGTAATCATTTCAATTCGTATCGTAAATGGTACTGTTAAAGCCGGAGATAAAATCAAAATGATGGCTACCGGTGCAGAGTTTGAAGTAATCGAAGTAGGTGTTCATACACCGAAATCGATACCACAAGCTGAATTGACAGTAGGCGATGTTGGGTATTTAACAGCATCAATTAAAAATGTTCAGGACACACGTGTAGGTGATACGGTAACATACGCGGGCAGCCGTGCTGCAACAGAACCGCTTCCAGGTTACCGTAAACTGAATCCGATGGTATATTGCGGTCTTTATCCGATTGATACAGCCAAATACAACGATTTACGTGAAGCACTTGAAAAACTGGAATTAAACGACTCTGCACTACAATATGAGGCAGAAACTTCTCAGGCGTTAGGCTTCGGTTTCCGATGCGGATTCTTAGGACTATTGCACATGGAAATTATTCAGGAACGTATTGAGCGTGAATTCAACATTGATTTAATCACGACTGCGCCATCAGTAATTTATGAGGTAACAAAAACAGATGGTTCGGTATTAAAAGTAGATAACCCGTCAATGATGCCGGATCCTCAAAAAATCGAACGTATTGAAGAGCCATATGTAAAAGCGACAATTATGGTACCAAACGATTATGTAGGGGCTGTTATGGAGCTTTGCCAGAAAAAGCGCGGTAACTTCTCAGGAATGGATTACATCGATGACACACGTGTAAAAATCGTTTATGAAATGCCTTTAGCGGAAATTGTATATGACTTCTTTGATTTCCTGAAATCAAATACGAAAGGCTATGCGTCATTCGATTATGAATTAATCGGATACCAGCCTTCTAAGTTAAGCAAAATGGATATTTTACTGAACGGTGAACAAGTCGATGCGTTAAGCTTCATCGTACACAAAGACTTTGCATATGAACGCGGAAAAATAATTGTAGAAAAATTAAAAGAGCTGATTCCACGTCAACAATTCGAAGTACCGGTGCAAGCAGCGATCGGTCAAAAAATTATTGCCCGCTCGACAATTAAATCGATGGGTAAAAACGTACTTGCAAAATGTTACGGCGGTGACATTTCTCGTAAACGTAAATTACTTGAAAAGCAAAAAGCGGGTAAAAAACGTATGAAACAAGTAGGTTCAGTAGAGGTTCCACAAGAAGCATTTATGGCTGTACTGAAAATGGATGATAGTAAATAA